The Salvelinus alpinus chromosome 30, SLU_Salpinus.1, whole genome shotgun sequence genomic interval ggaCCTTTCACCcccacctggggcctgttgcacaaaagtagaattaagacatccgggataaatgactcagctgagctcaatgaagccaaaacatgtgcgtccaggcttaattggttgcacaaagaccaagccaggatgagcagacacggattcattaagccaggtgaaaccaatcctggataggtgcgcgctcacggctcactcaaatagaccccgccacagatcacagattaactgatttaccatggcaactagagccgcgtacttttccccgtctgaagcacaaatcctcatggaggcatacgaggaggtaaaagatataattaagaagaaaggcaacaccgccacagtgataaagcaaagagaaaaagcgtggcaaagtattgcagaccgcctgaatgcgtaagtagtgcacaattacacactcaccgctccgctgaaacatcacaattacaattcaaatatttaattcacatctccaaaaatgcagttgtactgtaattatgaaacggttaaatttttatttgaaatgcactgcagatatgagtgaaattgtgtaaagtaactccatcacactgtataaagctatgatacattttttgatatttttactgaaaacaagacaaaaataccaagtaattttttgcagtgtgactccattaaatgtgtgtgtgtgtgtgtgtgtgtgtgtgtgtgtgtgtgtgtgtgtgtgtgtgtgtgtgtgtgtagattaaacatgaacgggccaaaacggacatggcagcaggtcaaaatcaaatacaagaacattctgcagaatggtatggtccctgactaatatttaacaaagcacaagcatatattgtacccagaaggtgcctgctcacacattgtctgtactgttttagcagtgaaaaagaatacccacagacaaggcacgggtggtgggtcaccaaaggctgaccttaccccagcagaggacatggccttggagctaaataaaggcaggcccgtcttagaggggatccctggggggaaagagacgagcataggttcctcccaagatgccacccgcttcattcaaggtatgtccttccatctctacatgggatacaaccacattcatattgaatcaatttggactgtctgactttggtttacctattgccttgcagtgtctggcagcactgtgttcctgttagagccaccagcacaagcaccagacgatgctgatccagtgagtacttcatcaaaggcatactgtaggcctggcatgtcttgtctactagcttcaatatgaatccgattaaatgtgatagggtgaaggccccagtgcagcagcaactgcacatgatggagacgatgatgaggaggagaccatctctctggattccagaaggcatgaggtatcatgttaagactgtgaaagtactatttactctacaatggtgaggagtcctcatcaaaatcaaaaaatctaatttcttttacaggacccagatgctatacagtgggaaaaccagcctggcaacatagtgcgtattaataaaaggacaccacatcctgccaaattccagctgcgctaattgtattgtgttcacagagctcacaagctatcagaaagttgtatggcaaccacctccggcgccaaatagaactggcagacatagacattcagtacaagaagaaaaagatggaaaatcttgcactggagtccgaaataaaaaagaggacaattaggaaactggaccttgaaataaaaaaacttgagagggaggtgagatatgccttcaatgtacactgtatgctaactgtaacacaaatgtattaatcattatttttctttcctcccccagctccaagaagatgacacagctcaaaataaaaattaggtatattctcgtaaagtcaagtgagccatgacatatgagctcttattgtgagcacacaggacggtggcatctttctaaggttttttttattttcccagcaatcagtacaaccaagtcatcgttataaggcatcgccctcttttgcccacccccccagcaccaggtgtggccactagcctatatgaaggcccaaaattgtgtgttcctttctgctctgacaatggcatgcccattcgtgcgagatgtggtggatgaagaagcacttgtgctgaggagagccttcaggcgagaaagggtcttcagggaccggttggacccactggccttccctgatgaccatctatatgaaagatacaggttttctgcagatggcatcaggtatctatgcagactactgggtcccaggattaagcaccgcactgcacggagccatgcactgagtgtggagcaaatggtttgtgtggccttgcgcttttttgctagtggagccttcctgtactcagtgggggatgctgaacaaggccacaatttgccgcacaataaggagtgtgtgtctggctatcaaagcattagcagatgtcttcatctccttccctggccacagaagactctgtgacatcaaagaggagttctataggattgcaggtaagaggatctacaaattacaggacaactgttaacacatagtaggatactcattactttgtgtgacaggtttccccaatgtcattggtgcagtggactgcacacacataaggataaaagccccctcaggtgcccatgaggccgattttgtgaataggaaatcctttcacagcattaatgttcaggtgaacataactttttgatattgtccattgacgaacactctgcattgccagtgatgtgcattgattggtgtaatattcctcatcttatgatttcagatggtctgcaatgctgactgtgtgatcagcaatgttgtggcaaaatggcctggctcagtccatgactccagaatctttcgggcctctgaaatctatcagtgcctatcacaaggtaagccacacaacccctatttataaccatcatggctgtgtcaagaatatcactgtgtttatgaggtagtaatgatgagattttgtgttgacaggtgaattctctggtgtgttgctgggagacagggggtatggctgccagccttttctcctgacacctttcacagacccccaggaagcacagcaggcctacaaccatgcccatgccaggaccagggccagagttgaaatgacctttggcctcctgaaggcacgctttcactgccttcacaaattaagggtcagccctgttagggcatgtgatattactgtggcttgtgctgtcctccacaatgtggcctgcctgaggaaggagagggcccccagagtgccaccagccatggactgggacaatccggcaatcttccctgatgacgacagtggtcggctgctgagggaccaatatgtgttgaattattttagttagtatgtgtgctttcaattttggttaaatatgtcctgcggtggcagaggaatttggttttttttgggttcgttttttgacgaatttggcctcttatgatgtttgtgcggtatactgtgtgtaatacaaggctgcagggaggctactgcatccattcatttgtctgttcagttgatgtgtatggatttgtcctgcatttattttagtgtgcagacatgcagggtgtgttatatacagacctttgaatgtgtatgtatcattttgtataatatgcttggattctgtgctttccatcttgtagagtcactgtgacttcagtttcgaaaggagctgatggtttacctgctttgttttgtccttattcaataaaggaacataatgttacacattgtgtttttatattcatatggaatgtgtatttgtttatatgacagagtactagggccacactgaagaaaaaggataaagtcataaatttatgaggctggttctttctgcagaaaagctacatattgtttttacagttttgatacttatgacaatgtgatacttaatattctggcacatcagcatgtctttgtttatgaaaccatactgaagtacaatttcacgaaatgccccacgtctgtcattttaacaactgtcctcctttaaaacaactggttacaatattatgacttgtgtttttttcccctctgtggccctaatattctatcattttatatatagccttatagtctatgggaaactgtaaattatctaatgatagcaacatcatctaaaaatcattttttatccaaaatcattgaaattaatgatcacaaacgtttaaataacagtgggtctagttatatgtgataacaatgtatagtgagcagtgaaataactattggtttccatttgtggtgactgctgactgacattagggatgagattaaatagatcctggaatttagcctggtctggagcaggctagctccacagaataaatctccatggtaatttataccataacatatcctcctgccccctatccatctttagtgcaaccggattacggatcaattgagccaggatcaccaagatatcctggcttaatcccttatcctagttttgtgcaacaggcccctgggaTATGGATGCAtgatgaagacctaagggtcgaaacgttgttataaataaatatcacctgggagcatgagcagcagtgtggcgttttcctttctgttttccctgaaattaaagatcccagaatttTTCCATATGCACAGAAAGCTTATGtctctcattttgtgcacaagtttgtttatatccctgtttgtgagcatttctcctttgccaagataatccatccacatgacaggtgtggcatatcaagatgctgattaaacagtatgatcattacacaggtgattttcttaactcctgttctgaacatttgagatttactatgcaatctgatacacgtcaaatcagttttcttgatcttgtgtgaagataatgttctatacactgatctttacaggaaacctactgatcgtaacagtttgttgagggctgacagttgtcacccacttcccttgaaaaatagtttgccctacagccaattctgtcgaatcaaaagaatttgcaaaaaacaatcagatttcgacagaaatatggctgagacgcaaagaaagttcaaggagagggggtacaaaaatgatcagattaataatgccattgagaaaattcaaaacaaaacgagacatgacctttttcaagggcagtctcgcaaaaagacgcattcttgcattctaactacccgctattcaaagcgctctgaacaaattaagggaatcgttcacaaacattggcatattctaaaatccgatgatagtctcggtaatgtgttttcggaccttcccttggtcgtattttcgcggggcagaaatctcagagaccaaTTGGTACACTCTGATTTAACCCCCCAAGATATTCCTGaacaacgtctatttgcgcccctactggatggaaattataagtgtaatggctgtgcccaatgcaatggcacttataaatgcagatccttcaaacatccacaaacagggaaatcgatcccaatcaaatgtgttattacgtgctccactaaggcagttatttatcttataacttgtccttgtggtaaaaatgatgtgggtaaaacaaagcgtgaattaaaagtacgtatctcagagcatcgtagcaccattaggtgcaaaaacttgacctacccagttgcggcccactttttggaggcaggccactcgatttcatctttgcgttatattggcatcgaacatgtcaccctccctaggagagggggtgaccttgataatttattgttaagaAGAGAGGCTGCTTGGATATTttatttaaagacccttgctcccttcggtcttaaCGTGGacttgatctgaagccattcttgtgattgttgtgtttgttgtgactttgccattgtggttgtttgtagtcttgtgtggtctttagtgagtctatgatcgtatgctatccatttgtatttattgtatgttgctctttctatgccattttaatatgagaaattaaccaatgatattaggccactcttggccatgattacagacacctgtgtgtcttgacactatatataaacgagtcatcccgcagtgtctgtgattgtaccctgatgaagacagcttgcctgtcgaaacgttggtaaattaaatatttttgcatctgagctcctagagtgtgcggctcttttttattttcattacacaggtgtaccttgtgctgggggcaataaaaggccactctaaaatgtgcagttttgtcacaacacattgccacagattttgagggagtgtgcaattggcatgctgactgcaggaatgtccaccagagctgttgcaagataatttaatgttaatttctctaccataacccacctcaacgtcgttttagagaacttggttttaagtccaaccggcctcacaaccccagaccacgtgtaaccacaccagcccaggactgctttaataaagcccctttgtggggaaaaactcattctgattggctgggctccTCAGTGGCCTGTGGGtaggcctggctgccaagtgggtggatctatgccctcccaggcccacccatggctgcgcagtcatgtgaaatccatagattagggcctgattAATTTATTTGACTGGTTTCCTTATATAAACTATAACTCATTAAagtcgttgaaattgttgcatgttgcctttatattttttgTCAGTAtataagaagcggtagatcaGTTCTTTGTGCACTATTTGTATGCTTTctgttcttaagtttagtttttgtgtctttactttcagttttgtacaccagcttcaaccAGCTGAAAATACTATGTTTTGGGTTATTGacatatttcacagcggtttagatggtacgtTGATTCTCAACACTAAtgaattgcttgttttgtcacaaactgaaattaggcgaactattagaattttagcaaccaggaaatggcagagcgatttcagCATATTGCACAAGTGTTTTGCTAGTTTAGGATTTTACTATTCGATAATTATATATGATTGATGTTATGATTGTAAATTTGTACAATTCAGTGTGACTGCGAGAAACCAATAAAACGTACTACTACTGCGTCTCAGAGCAAATATAGTGCTTTCATCTAAATACACTGTTGATTTTTATTCTGAGCCAAATAGTAGTTGTACTTGTTTCCTTCAACTCTAGTAATGTGAaagaaaagtttaaaaaaatgattCATAGGCTAATTGATTTTCAGGTATCCTTGGACATTGTACAGTGCACATTTTGACCGATAGCGAAAGGTGAAAATATTGGCGGAACTCAACTCAAACATCAATCGCTCTAGACGGAGCATTTTCATTGTTACAAAGGAGCAATTGGAATCTTCGCTGTTAATCTATCCAAACACACCCATACAAACCTTACAGAATAAACGACGAAATGGACCTCAGCGAACAGGTAATCAGCCATCTTGTTATGGGACTGCTGAGGATTGCATGAAAATAGCCCGGTCAAAGTCTTCTCAGCCTGGTTACTTGCCAGTTAGCTACCAATGCTTATCTGGGATGGTatcgttagcaagctagctaacgttagctgatgTTGCGCCATAGAATTGGGAATGAGCTAGAATATTTAATTCTAGTTATTTTAATATGATCTAAATTGTACACAGTTTG includes:
- the LOC139560132 gene encoding myb/SANT-like DNA-binding domain-containing protein 4 isoform X2 is translated as MATRAAYFSPSEAQILMEAYEEVKDIIKKKGNTATVIKQREKAWQSIADRLNALNMNGPKRTWQQVKIKYKNILQNAVKKNTHRQGTGGGSPKADLTPAEDMALELNKGRPVLEGIPGGKETSIGSSQDATRFIQVSGSTVFLLEPPAQAPDDADPGEGPSAAATAHDGDDDEEETISLDSRRHEDPDAIQWENQPGNISSQAIRKLYGNHLRRQIELADIDIQYKKKKMENLALESEIKKRTIRKLDLEIKKLERELQEDDTAQNKN
- the LOC139560132 gene encoding myb/SANT-like DNA-binding domain-containing protein 4 isoform X1 encodes the protein MATRAAYFSPSEAQILMEAYEEVKDIIKKKGNTATVIKQREKAWQSIADRLNALNMNGPKRTWQQVKIKYKNILQNAVKKNTHRQGTGGGSPKADLTPAEDMALELNKGRPVLEGIPGGKETSIGSSQDATRFIQVSGSTVFLLEPPAQAPDDADPGEGPSAAATAHDGDDDEEETISLDSRRHEDPDAIQWENQPGNISSQAIRKLYGNHLRRQIELADIDIQYKKKKMENLALESEIKKRTIRKLDLEIKKLEREVRYAFNVHCMLTVTQMY